One segment of Halomonas sp. TD01 DNA contains the following:
- a CDS encoding DUF721 domain-containing protein, with product MSIKVKRSRAQPITQLLTKSGSAGQLMRQSRLIDQAQRHLRAHLPEAMREHIFVGGFREGRLTLISGQASWLTWLRYEQPRLLVLLHQLPGFESVTGFTLKVRPVRPIESPKRYTRTLSENAGKTLAECAKDTDNPSLKNALERLAAHAPKHSDE from the coding sequence ATGAGTATAAAGGTTAAGCGATCTCGCGCACAGCCCATTACCCAACTGCTGACCAAGTCTGGCAGCGCGGGACAGCTTATGCGACAGTCCCGCTTAATTGATCAGGCTCAGCGTCATTTACGTGCTCACCTTCCTGAAGCAATGCGCGAACATATTTTCGTCGGAGGCTTTCGAGAGGGGCGATTGACGCTAATAAGCGGCCAGGCAAGCTGGCTAACATGGTTACGCTATGAACAACCGCGACTGCTTGTGCTACTGCATCAGCTACCAGGATTTGAGAGTGTCACCGGCTTTACACTTAAAGTGCGACCTGTACGGCCAATTGAGAGCCCGAAGCGCTACACTCGCACCCTCTCTGAGAATGCAGGCAAAACGCTAGCCGAGTGCGCAAAAGATACCGACAACCCCTCCCTTAAAAACGCCTTGGAGCGCTTAGCGGCTCATGCACCTAAGCATTCAGATGAATAA
- the secA gene encoding preprotein translocase subunit SecA: MINNLLRKVVGSKNDRDVKRMQKSVLSINVLEQALEGLSDADLQAKTGLLRQKLAEGASIDSLLPEAFAVVREASKRVMNMRHFDVQMVGGMTLHRGRIAEMKTGEGKTLVATLAVYLNALPSKGVHVVTVNDYLARRDAEWMRPLYEFLGLSVGVIFAGQTGEEKRHAYQCDITYGTNNEFGFDYLRDNMAFSLEDKVQRGLHYAIVDEVDSILIDEARTPLIISGAVDENTDLYGIVNRLAQQLEQGEASEDSDVPVTGDFLLDEKQKQVELTEQGHNKVEELMRAEGLLGEGESLYAAQNLNLLQHMHSALRARHLYHLDVDYIVSEGQVVIVDEHTGRSMPGRRWSEGLHQAVEAKEGVTVQRESQTLASTTFQNYFRLYEKLAGMTGTADTEAFEFRQIYGLDVVVIPTNRPLSRKDLNDLVYLSAEEKYEAIIKDVKTETEAGRPVLVGTASIETSEYLARLMREAGLTFNVLNAKQHQSEAEIISQAGRPGAITIATNMAGRGTDIVLGGNWEAEAAKLQDPTQEQVDALKAEWQKRHDGVLEAGGLHVVGSERHESRRIDNQLRGRAGRQGDPGSTRFFLSLEDSLMRLFGSDRVKRLMLALGLERGEAIEHKMVSNAVERAQKKVEGRNFDIRKQLLEYDDVANDQRRVIYEQRNEILSADDVSDAVIGIREEVMEDAISDFVPPQSLAEQWDLPGLEAHLKTEFNLDAPVTQWAAEDERFSEEKLRERLQAMHRDAYQAKIEAAGAELIRRFEKQVMLQVLDTRWKEHLQSMDHLRRGIHLRGYAQKNPKQEYKRESFELFQHLLTNIKADVTRILSHVQVRQPEEVDALEQKRREESVRERATAASRHDDPNAQQEDISQEAPGADGRPLRREGPKVGRNDPCSCGSGKKYKQCCGKLS; encoded by the coding sequence ATGATTAATAATTTGTTACGTAAAGTCGTCGGCTCTAAAAATGATCGCGACGTTAAGCGCATGCAAAAAAGTGTGCTCAGTATTAACGTTTTAGAGCAAGCGCTTGAAGGGTTAAGTGATGCTGATTTGCAGGCAAAAACAGGGCTGTTGCGTCAAAAGTTAGCAGAAGGCGCATCTATTGATAGTTTATTACCCGAGGCATTTGCCGTCGTGCGCGAGGCCAGTAAGCGGGTAATGAATATGCGCCACTTTGACGTCCAGATGGTCGGTGGTATGACATTGCATCGTGGCCGCATTGCGGAAATGAAAACCGGGGAAGGTAAAACCCTGGTGGCGACGCTTGCCGTATATTTAAATGCGCTACCAAGCAAAGGCGTGCATGTTGTCACCGTTAATGACTACCTTGCTCGCCGTGATGCTGAGTGGATGCGCCCTTTGTATGAGTTTTTAGGGCTCTCGGTGGGCGTTATCTTCGCTGGCCAAACCGGCGAAGAGAAACGCCACGCCTATCAGTGTGATATCACTTACGGCACTAACAATGAGTTTGGTTTCGATTATCTGCGCGACAATATGGCGTTCTCGCTTGAGGATAAAGTGCAGCGTGGTCTGCATTACGCCATCGTCGACGAAGTCGACTCTATTTTAATTGATGAGGCCCGTACGCCATTAATTATCTCGGGCGCAGTGGATGAAAACACTGATTTGTATGGCATTGTCAATCGACTGGCTCAGCAGTTAGAGCAAGGGGAGGCCTCTGAAGATAGTGATGTGCCGGTCACGGGAGACTTCCTGCTAGATGAAAAACAAAAGCAGGTAGAGCTCACCGAGCAGGGACATAACAAAGTTGAAGAGCTAATGCGTGCTGAAGGGCTGTTGGGCGAGGGTGAATCGCTCTATGCCGCACAAAACCTTAACTTGCTTCAGCATATGCACTCCGCGCTGCGCGCACGTCATCTTTATCATTTAGACGTTGACTACATCGTTTCTGAAGGCCAAGTCGTCATCGTTGATGAGCATACTGGGCGTTCTATGCCGGGGCGCCGTTGGTCAGAAGGGCTGCACCAAGCGGTTGAAGCGAAAGAGGGAGTGACGGTTCAGCGAGAGAGCCAGACACTGGCATCGACTACTTTCCAGAACTACTTCCGTTTGTATGAAAAGCTCGCTGGCATGACTGGTACCGCTGATACTGAAGCATTTGAATTCCGGCAAATCTATGGCCTGGATGTGGTCGTCATTCCAACGAATCGCCCGCTTTCCCGTAAAGATCTGAATGATTTGGTCTATCTGAGTGCGGAAGAGAAATACGAAGCGATTATTAAAGATGTGAAGACCGAAACTGAAGCAGGACGTCCTGTTCTAGTCGGTACGGCGTCGATTGAAACCTCAGAGTATCTCGCTCGCCTTATGCGTGAGGCTGGCCTAACGTTTAATGTGTTGAACGCTAAGCAGCACCAGAGCGAAGCGGAAATCATCTCTCAAGCCGGTCGCCCTGGCGCCATTACTATCGCAACGAATATGGCGGGTCGTGGCACCGATATTGTCCTAGGGGGCAACTGGGAGGCTGAAGCAGCTAAGCTGCAAGATCCCACCCAAGAACAGGTAGATGCTCTAAAGGCAGAGTGGCAGAAGCGCCATGACGGTGTTTTAGAAGCGGGTGGCTTGCATGTGGTTGGCTCTGAGCGCCATGAGTCGCGTCGTATCGACAATCAGTTGCGTGGCCGTGCGGGACGTCAAGGTGATCCAGGCTCTACACGTTTCTTCCTCTCGCTAGAAGACAGTCTGATGCGTCTGTTCGGCTCTGACCGTGTGAAGCGCCTAATGCTGGCTCTCGGGTTAGAGCGAGGTGAGGCAATTGAGCACAAGATGGTGTCTAACGCTGTCGAACGCGCCCAGAAAAAGGTAGAGGGACGCAACTTTGATATCCGTAAGCAACTGCTGGAATACGACGATGTCGCTAACGATCAGCGTCGTGTTATCTATGAGCAGCGGAATGAAATTCTTTCCGCTGATGATGTTTCCGATGCCGTTATTGGTATTCGTGAAGAAGTCATGGAAGATGCCATTAGTGATTTCGTGCCGCCCCAGAGTCTTGCTGAGCAGTGGGATCTACCCGGGTTAGAAGCGCATCTTAAAACTGAATTCAATCTTGATGCTCCTGTTACGCAGTGGGCGGCAGAGGACGAGCGCTTCAGTGAGGAGAAGCTGCGTGAGCGTTTACAAGCGATGCACCGTGATGCGTATCAAGCCAAAATTGAGGCTGCTGGAGCCGAGTTGATTCGCCGTTTTGAGAAACAGGTAATGCTTCAGGTGTTGGACACACGTTGGAAAGAGCATCTTCAGTCGATGGATCATCTGCGTCGTGGCATTCATTTGCGTGGCTACGCCCAGAAGAATCCTAAGCAAGAATACAAGCGTGAATCTTTCGAGTTGTTCCAGCATCTACTAACGAACATTAAAGCTGACGTCACGCGTATCTTAAGCCACGTACAGGTTCGCCAGCCTGAAGAGGTTGATGCACTAGAGCAGAAGCGCCGTGAAGAGTCAGTGCGTGAACGAGCGACTGCGGCAAGCCGCCACGATGATCCTAACGCCCAGCAGGAAGATATTTCACAGGAAGCGCCAGGGGCTGATGGCCGCCCGTTGCGTCGTGAAGGGCCAAAAGTAGGGCGCAATGACCCGTGTTCATGCGGGTCGGGTAAAAAATATAAGCAGTGCTGCGGAAAACTAAGCTAA
- the argJ gene encoding bifunctional glutamate N-acetyltransferase/amino-acid acetyltransferase ArgJ → MAVGNLPFPELPPLNGVRLGSAMAGIKKPDRRDVVVIELPETATVAGVFTRNAFCAAPVAVAKAHLEECSSAGRVPRYWLVNTGNANAGTGASGLQDAYASCEALAEQMSVDISQVLPFSTGVIGEPLPMERLLAGIPSALNSLADASLAWQQAGEGILTTDTRAKGATVTVPVGDQQVTINGITKGSGMIKPNMATMLGFVVTDAAIEQPLLASLLRETVDRSFNCITVDSDTSTNDACMLAATGTGVRIESEEQVAIFRNALQRVMTELAQAIIRDGEGATKFVTLQVNEATTRQEALDVAFTVAHSPLVKTALYASDANWGRILAAVGRAPVEAFDVNQVVIDLGDVRLVEKGGRADSYTEAAGSAVMAQEEIIIRINLGRGEESATVWTSDLSHDYVTINADYRS, encoded by the coding sequence ATGGCGGTGGGAAATCTTCCTTTTCCGGAATTGCCACCCCTTAACGGGGTGCGCCTGGGCAGTGCAATGGCGGGTATTAAGAAGCCGGATCGTCGTGATGTAGTGGTGATTGAGCTGCCTGAAACTGCCACGGTAGCTGGGGTTTTTACTCGTAATGCGTTTTGTGCCGCCCCAGTGGCCGTGGCGAAAGCGCACCTTGAAGAGTGTTCAAGCGCTGGGCGAGTGCCTCGCTACTGGCTAGTTAATACTGGCAATGCCAATGCAGGTACTGGCGCATCAGGCCTGCAGGATGCTTATGCCAGCTGTGAAGCGCTTGCTGAGCAAATGAGCGTTGATATAAGCCAGGTTTTGCCCTTTTCAACCGGCGTGATCGGCGAGCCTCTACCCATGGAGCGTTTGCTTGCAGGTATACCGAGTGCGCTGAATTCTTTGGCGGATGCTAGTCTCGCTTGGCAGCAGGCAGGCGAGGGAATTCTGACGACCGATACCCGAGCCAAAGGCGCTACGGTAACCGTTCCAGTTGGTGACCAGCAGGTCACAATCAACGGTATTACAAAGGGTTCTGGCATGATTAAGCCCAATATGGCTACCATGCTGGGTTTCGTAGTGACAGATGCAGCGATTGAGCAGCCTTTGTTAGCGAGTTTGCTGCGTGAAACGGTGGATCGCTCCTTTAATTGCATCACTGTTGATAGCGATACCTCAACCAACGATGCGTGCATGCTGGCGGCGACAGGCACAGGCGTTCGTATTGAAAGCGAGGAACAGGTAGCCATTTTCCGTAATGCGCTGCAACGCGTCATGACCGAGCTTGCGCAAGCGATTATTCGCGATGGCGAAGGGGCGACTAAGTTTGTGACGCTCCAGGTGAATGAAGCGACTACTCGTCAGGAAGCGTTGGATGTTGCCTTCACCGTTGCTCACTCGCCGCTGGTGAAGACCGCGCTCTACGCTTCTGATGCTAACTGGGGGCGTATTTTAGCTGCCGTTGGGCGCGCACCGGTTGAGGCGTTCGATGTCAATCAAGTTGTCATTGATTTGGGTGACGTCCGCTTGGTCGAAAAGGGCGGCCGCGCCGACAGTTATACAGAAGCGGCGGGCAGTGCTGTTATGGCGCAAGAGGAGATCATCATTCGCATTAATTTGGGTCGTGGGGAAGAGAGTGCCACTGTGTGGACCTCGGATCTGTCCCATGACTATGTGACTATCAACGCGGATTACCGTAGCTGA
- a CDS encoding Nudix family hydrolase, producing MVKRRVHVAAAAMISADQKRVLIARRPSNVDQGGLWEFPGGKLAPYETGLEGLKRELHEELGVEIVRARPLIRVHHEYPDKHILLDVWQVQEFAGEPFGREGQAVRWVPMEELVNYPFPAANLPILRAVMLPTDYLITGEEADEERFDSLLERALSEDGVRLVQLRAKNLDEAAYIARAERALRLCRQYDAKLLLNGEPALLDAVDADGIHLTSARLMDLERRPIAENKWLSASTHDQKQLSQAAVLGCDFVTLSPLRTTPSHPEVAPLGWHDFQQLVERAGMPVFALGGMTRFDASHARAVGAQGIASIRDFWK from the coding sequence ATGGTAAAACGACGAGTTCATGTCGCGGCGGCTGCAATGATCAGCGCCGATCAAAAGCGGGTTCTGATTGCGCGTCGGCCCTCTAATGTCGATCAAGGCGGTCTATGGGAGTTTCCTGGTGGCAAGCTGGCGCCTTATGAAACAGGGCTGGAAGGTCTCAAGCGCGAGCTTCACGAAGAGCTAGGCGTCGAGATTGTACGTGCCCGGCCACTTATCCGCGTTCATCATGAGTATCCAGATAAACACATCTTACTGGATGTTTGGCAGGTACAAGAGTTTGCAGGCGAGCCGTTTGGTCGCGAGGGGCAGGCCGTGCGCTGGGTGCCCATGGAAGAATTGGTAAATTACCCTTTCCCTGCTGCTAACTTGCCTATTCTGCGTGCGGTGATGTTGCCCACAGATTATCTGATTACTGGCGAGGAAGCTGACGAAGAACGTTTCGATAGCTTGTTGGAAAGAGCGCTCAGTGAAGACGGTGTAAGACTCGTACAGCTGCGGGCAAAAAATCTTGATGAAGCGGCATACATTGCCCGTGCTGAGCGCGCCCTGCGCCTTTGTCGTCAGTACGATGCAAAGCTATTGCTGAACGGAGAACCTGCATTGCTTGATGCTGTTGATGCTGACGGTATTCATTTAACGAGCGCACGGTTAATGGATCTTGAGCGTCGCCCGATTGCTGAAAATAAATGGCTCTCGGCGTCTACTCACGATCAAAAGCAGCTTTCTCAGGCAGCGGTCCTAGGCTGTGATTTTGTGACGCTGTCGCCGCTGCGTACCACGCCTTCTCATCCTGAGGTAGCACCGCTGGGATGGCATGACTTCCAGCAACTAGTGGAACGTGCTGGTATGCCGGTATTTGCACTGGGCGGTATGACACGCTTTGATGCTAGCCATGCACGCGCTGTTGGTGCTCAGGGAATTGCGTCTATCCGCGATTTTTGGAAGTGA
- a CDS encoding carbon-nitrogen hydrolase — protein sequence MSNSLTVGVVQQPAWPDKARSLAASEAGIRAAVSQGAQLVLLQELHATHYFCQYEDPALFDLAEPLDGPTGQRLAELAKELNIVLVGSLFEKRAAGLYHNTAVVYDRAKGRVGQYRKMHIPDDPAFYEKFYFTPGDADDERGQGFTPIDTSVGRLGVLVCWDQWYPEAARLMALSGAELLLYPTAIGWDPNDDDAEKARQKDAWTIIQRSHGVANGLPVLVANRVGFEPDHSGVGGGIAFWGGSFVCGPQGEMLAHAGEETQQLVVNIDMARSENTRRIWPYLRDRRIDAYGDLTRRYRD from the coding sequence ATGTCTAACAGCTTAACCGTCGGTGTTGTTCAACAGCCTGCGTGGCCAGATAAAGCACGTAGTCTTGCTGCCAGCGAAGCAGGCATACGCGCTGCCGTTAGCCAAGGGGCACAGTTAGTTTTGCTTCAGGAGCTGCATGCCACTCACTACTTTTGTCAGTACGAAGACCCTGCACTGTTTGATTTGGCTGAACCGCTAGACGGCCCCACTGGCCAACGCCTAGCTGAACTAGCTAAGGAACTGAATATTGTGCTGGTGGGGTCGCTGTTTGAAAAACGTGCCGCGGGGCTTTACCACAACACAGCCGTCGTTTATGACCGCGCAAAAGGGCGTGTTGGGCAATACCGCAAAATGCACATCCCTGATGATCCGGCCTTTTACGAAAAGTTTTACTTTACCCCAGGCGATGCTGATGACGAACGCGGCCAAGGCTTCACGCCCATTGACACCTCTGTTGGGCGGCTAGGTGTCTTAGTTTGCTGGGATCAATGGTACCCGGAAGCGGCACGTTTAATGGCACTCAGTGGTGCGGAGCTCCTTCTCTATCCCACTGCCATCGGCTGGGATCCAAATGATGATGACGCTGAAAAAGCCCGTCAGAAAGATGCTTGGACCATTATACAGCGCTCCCATGGCGTCGCTAACGGGCTCCCCGTCCTGGTAGCTAACCGTGTCGGCTTCGAACCCGATCACTCCGGCGTTGGCGGCGGCATTGCGTTTTGGGGCGGTAGCTTTGTGTGCGGCCCGCAAGGAGAGATGCTGGCGCACGCAGGAGAAGAGACGCAACAGCTGGTAGTCAACATCGATATGGCACGTAGTGAGAACACCCGGCGCATTTGGCCTTATTTGCGCGACCGGCGTATTGATGCCTACGGTGATCTAACACGTCGCTATCGCGATTGA
- a CDS encoding agmatine deiminase family protein, with translation MTLANKTYRLLPEWSPQDGLQLTWPRPDGDWAPLLSRIEATLERIVIATTHYQHVLISVSDDTIHRRLAATFKSYGISQQQLTLIVAPTDDTWARDHGPITVVDETQQPLMLDYTFTGWGGKFPAEHDNRLTQWLADAGVWACPTAPRNMVLEGGAIETDGEGTLLTTEACLLNPNRNPSLARTDVEAQLAEDFGVDRVLWLANGHLEGDDTDSHIDTLARFCNASTIAYVRCDDPTDPHYPALNAMEQELMAFRQRNGEPYQLIALPWPQACFDPEDGHRLPATYANFLIINNAVLVPTYGDPADVVALQALRVAFPEHALIPIECASVIRQHGSLHCLTMQLPKGTLAPVLTES, from the coding sequence GTGACGTTGGCTAACAAGACTTACCGTTTATTGCCCGAGTGGTCCCCCCAAGACGGCCTGCAACTGACTTGGCCACGTCCAGACGGCGACTGGGCACCACTGTTATCGCGCATCGAAGCAACACTTGAACGTATCGTGATTGCAACGACACACTATCAGCACGTGTTGATCAGCGTTTCTGATGACACCATCCACCGCCGTCTGGCTGCGACGTTTAAGTCCTATGGCATTTCCCAACAACAGCTGACACTTATTGTCGCTCCAACCGATGACACCTGGGCCAGAGACCATGGGCCAATCACCGTGGTGGATGAAACTCAGCAGCCACTAATGCTGGATTACACGTTTACCGGCTGGGGCGGTAAATTTCCCGCCGAGCATGACAATCGGCTTACCCAGTGGCTGGCCGATGCAGGCGTATGGGCCTGCCCCACCGCTCCACGGAATATGGTACTAGAAGGCGGTGCTATTGAAACCGACGGAGAGGGCACGCTGCTAACCACCGAAGCCTGCTTGCTGAATCCAAATCGCAATCCGTCACTTGCGCGTACGGATGTTGAAGCTCAGTTAGCGGAAGATTTTGGCGTCGACCGTGTCCTTTGGCTGGCAAATGGGCATCTTGAGGGTGACGATACCGATAGCCATATTGATACGCTCGCGCGCTTTTGCAATGCCTCTACCATTGCGTATGTCCGCTGCGACGACCCGACCGATCCGCACTACCCTGCGCTAAACGCGATGGAGCAAGAGCTCATGGCGTTTCGTCAGCGCAACGGTGAGCCCTACCAATTAATTGCCCTGCCTTGGCCACAGGCCTGCTTTGACCCTGAAGATGGCCATCGCCTCCCAGCCACCTACGCTAATTTTTTGATTATCAACAATGCCGTACTAGTGCCCACCTACGGCGACCCTGCTGATGTTGTCGCGCTGCAAGCGCTGCGTGTCGCCTTCCCAGAACACGCGTTGATTCCGATTGAGTGTGCTAGCGTCATTCGTCAGCATGGCAGCCTTCACTGTTTAACCATGCAGTTACCGAAAGGCACGCTTGCCCCAGTGCTAACTGAATCCTAA
- a CDS encoding lipoprotein-releasing ABC transporter permease subunit has translation MLDRLPFLVGLRYVRAKRRNHFISFISLTSMLGLMLGVAVLILVLSVMNGFDHELRTRILGMVPHTKIESQEGLVEWQALADQLVERERVIGAAPYVEQQGMFSAGGRNQGAMVNGIHPDWEDQVSIIGEHMRQGQLSDLVPGEWNVVLGSMLARRLGVGVGDRVTLLVPEASITPAGVFPRLKRFTVSGIFSVGADLDANLAYANIEDMQTLARLGDAVGGLRLELDDLFVAGSETQAIVNELGSGYRGTDWTASHGSLFQAIQMEKRMIALLLTVIIAVAAFNIVSTLVMVVTDKRADIAILRTIGATPRSIMGIFIVQGLTIGLIGIAIGVAAGVLLALTISDLISWFETTFGIQFLDAGVYFISDLPSQLQWGDVRDIVIAAFGLTFLSTLYPAWRAARVQPADVLRYE, from the coding sequence ATGCTTGATCGTTTGCCTTTCCTGGTGGGGCTGCGCTACGTGCGCGCTAAACGCCGGAACCACTTTATTTCGTTTATCTCGTTAACTTCAATGCTGGGATTAATGCTTGGCGTGGCAGTACTAATCCTTGTGCTGTCGGTGATGAATGGTTTTGATCACGAGCTTCGTACCCGCATCTTAGGAATGGTGCCTCACACTAAAATTGAATCGCAAGAAGGGTTGGTCGAGTGGCAAGCGCTAGCAGATCAGCTCGTTGAGCGTGAGCGAGTCATCGGTGCAGCGCCTTATGTTGAACAGCAGGGTATGTTTTCGGCAGGCGGTAGAAATCAAGGCGCCATGGTGAATGGCATTCATCCAGACTGGGAAGATCAAGTGTCGATTATTGGCGAGCATATGCGCCAAGGCCAGCTTTCCGATCTGGTGCCTGGCGAGTGGAATGTGGTTCTGGGATCTATGCTGGCACGTCGCTTGGGTGTGGGGGTAGGTGACCGAGTTACGCTACTTGTCCCGGAAGCATCGATTACACCCGCTGGGGTTTTCCCAAGGCTAAAGCGGTTTACCGTTAGCGGTATCTTTAGTGTGGGCGCTGATTTAGACGCTAATCTGGCTTATGCCAATATTGAAGATATGCAAACCTTAGCGCGCTTGGGCGATGCAGTGGGTGGTCTGCGGCTGGAGCTGGATGACCTGTTTGTAGCTGGCAGTGAAACTCAAGCGATCGTTAATGAACTGGGCTCAGGGTACCGCGGCACGGATTGGACTGCTTCCCATGGGAGCCTATTTCAAGCGATTCAGATGGAAAAGCGCATGATTGCATTACTGCTTACTGTCATTATTGCCGTTGCCGCATTTAATATAGTGTCTACGCTAGTGATGGTGGTTACTGATAAGCGAGCGGATATCGCCATTTTACGTACCATAGGCGCCACCCCACGTTCGATTATGGGTATTTTTATCGTGCAAGGGCTAACCATCGGTCTGATCGGTATTGCGATTGGCGTAGCTGCGGGTGTTCTCCTGGCACTGACTATCTCTGATTTGATCAGTTGGTTTGAAACAACTTTCGGTATTCAGTTCTTAGATGCCGGAGTTTACTTTATTAGTGACTTGCCCTCTCAGCTGCAGTGGGGCGATGTGCGCGATATTGTCATCGCTGCCTTTGGTCTGACCTTCCTCTCGACGCTTTATCCCGCTTGGCGGGCCGCTCGGGTTCAGCCTGCCGACGTACTGCGTTATGAATAA
- a CDS encoding ABC transporter ATP-binding protein has translation MTSSTQHSAAVMLECNSLTRVYSEGPQDLTVLDQLELKVHAGERVAIVGSSGSGKTTLLNLLGGLDRPSAGSVVIAGEPLSGLNEAALGRFRNRYIGFVYQFHHLLAEFTAVENAALPLIIRGQSKKMAEQRAMQLLERVGMKARADHKPGELSGGERQRVAIARALVTDPSLVLMDEPTGNLDQTTASTILALMDELAKESACAFVIVTHDVSLAAHQDRVMKLDSGQLIEQKND, from the coding sequence ATGACCTCAAGTACACAGCACTCCGCAGCAGTTATGCTGGAATGTAACAGCCTGACACGGGTTTATAGTGAAGGCCCCCAAGATCTCACCGTATTAGATCAGCTTGAGCTTAAGGTGCATGCTGGAGAGCGTGTTGCCATTGTGGGGAGCTCAGGCTCGGGTAAAACGACGCTGCTAAACCTGTTGGGTGGTCTTGATCGGCCCAGCGCTGGCAGCGTAGTGATTGCTGGCGAGCCATTATCCGGGCTTAACGAAGCGGCATTAGGTCGTTTTCGGAATCGTTATATTGGCTTTGTTTATCAGTTTCACCACTTGCTGGCTGAGTTCACTGCGGTCGAGAATGCCGCACTTCCGTTAATTATTCGCGGCCAGTCTAAAAAGATGGCTGAGCAGCGCGCTATGCAGCTGCTTGAACGGGTGGGCATGAAGGCTCGGGCTGATCATAAACCTGGCGAGCTTTCGGGAGGGGAGCGTCAGCGTGTGGCCATCGCCCGTGCATTAGTGACAGATCCCAGTCTTGTATTGATGGATGAGCCAACCGGAAACCTAGACCAAACCACGGCAAGTACCATTTTAGCGCTTATGGACGAGTTGGCTAAAGAGAGCGCCTGCGCGTTTGTGATTGTAACTCATGATGTCAGCTTGGCTGCTCATCAGGATCGTGTGATGAAGTTGGATAGTGGGCAGTTAATTGAGCAGAAAAACGACTAG
- a CDS encoding DUF2062 domain-containing protein: MPRRFLQRYMPKPDTLRRQRSLRFIAPLIADPGLWLLTRRSVANAFSVGLFCAMLPIPFQMVVAALGARFSRCNLALSVGLVWITNPLTMPVIFYFNYRIGTFLLEAPVREAPSRISTRWIAEQMHDIMPPLMLGSLISAVLLAIVANIVIRLIWRWHVSHHWKRRRLKRRQRRARIESEFDD; encoded by the coding sequence ATGCCGCGCCGTTTCCTGCAGCGCTACATGCCAAAACCCGACACATTAAGGCGACAGCGCTCACTACGCTTTATTGCGCCATTAATTGCAGACCCTGGGTTATGGCTTTTAACACGTCGAAGCGTTGCAAACGCGTTCAGCGTGGGGCTTTTTTGCGCCATGCTGCCCATACCGTTTCAAATGGTAGTTGCAGCACTAGGGGCAAGGTTTAGCCGTTGTAACTTGGCACTTTCAGTAGGGTTGGTGTGGATTACGAACCCACTCACCATGCCGGTTATTTTTTATTTTAATTATCGAATTGGCACGTTTCTTTTAGAAGCACCAGTGAGAGAGGCGCCATCGCGCATATCAACACGCTGGATTGCAGAACAAATGCACGACATCATGCCGCCGCTGATGCTTGGATCGTTAATTTCCGCCGTACTATTAGCCATTGTTGCCAATATTGTCATACGGCTAATTTGGCGCTGGCATGTTTCCCATCATTGGAAGCGCCGCCGCCTGAAGAGACGGCAGCGCCGGGCCCGCATTGAGTCAGAATTCGACGACTAG